From one Bombus huntii isolate Logan2020A chromosome 17, iyBomHunt1.1, whole genome shotgun sequence genomic stretch:
- the LOC126875130 gene encoding odorant receptor 85b-like, with the protein PAEDFFTFQILHVGSQIDLLCYKLTEISHNCEKEKLQKYIIDDIVGRHQRIIQFSKNIEKIFTYISLCQFVSNMLVICFISFILVVSSHLDQATVIIMKCFPYYIAVNCEAFILCYTGEYLTSKSEDITKSVYNFLWYELKPQNARVILLMILRSQGKLTLTAGKFLCLSLEAFANMLKASASYVSVLYAMY; encoded by the exons CCAGCTGAAGATTTTTTTACGTTTCAGATATTACACGTTGGTAGTCAGATTGACTTACTTTGTTACAAATTGACGGAAATTTCTCATAAttgcgaaaaagaaaaattgcagaaatatataatagatgACATCGTTGGAAGACATCAACGAATCATACAATTCTCAAAGAATATTGAGAAAATCTTCACTTACATATCGTTATGTCAATTTGTATCGAATATGTTAGTAATCTGTTTCATAAGTTTCATTTTGGTGGTC TCTTCACATCTGGATCAAGCGACTGTGATAATAATGAAATGCTTTCCGTATTACATTGCTGTTAATTGTGAAGcatttatattatgttatactgGCGAATATCTTACTTCTAAG AGCGAAGATATTACTAAATctgtatataattttctttggtACGAATTAAAACCTCAAAATGCTcgtgttatattattaatgataTTGCGATCACAGGGAAAATTAACATTAACAGCGGGAAAGTTTCTTTGCCTTTCTCTCGAGGCTTTTGCGAAT atGTTAAAAGCATCTGCTTCGTACGTGTCTGTTTTGTACGCAATGTACTga